Proteins encoded in a region of the Gigantopelta aegis isolate Gae_Host chromosome 13, Gae_host_genome, whole genome shotgun sequence genome:
- the LOC121387153 gene encoding multiple epidermal growth factor-like domains protein 10, with translation MDGIRLYKGMCKLYIWFAVCKRKCFGTSSCDHVTGKCDDGCDRGYQSEDCTASCDSKHYGVNCESLCEDRHCNGEQLCHTELGYCNGGCLTGWTGLTCVEGTLEVGILNTTTPHVHLFIPRHVVERKQSRVALTVGVAMLMEAKPMNMNRSMY, from the exons ATGGATGGAATCAGACTGTACAAAGG aatGTGCAAACTTTACATATGGTTTGCAGTGTGCAAGCGAAAATGTTTTGGAACCTCGTCTTGTGATCACGTAACTGGGAAATGTGATGATGGCTGTGATCGAGGATATCAGAGTGAAGACTGTACAGCGA GTTGCGATTCGAAGCATTATGGTGTGAATTGTGAATCACTGTGTGAAGACAGACACTGCAATGGGGAACAACTCTGTCACACTGAACTGGGATACTGTAATGGTGGATGTCTCACAGGGTGGACTGGACTTACCTGTGTTGAAG gCACTTTAGAAGTCGGAATTCTCAACACAACAACGCCTCacgttcatttatttattccacGTCACGTGGTCGAACGGAAGCAGAGCCGAGTGGCCTTGACAGTGGGAGTGGCTATGTTAATGGAGGCCAAACCAATGAATATGAACAGATCGATGTATTAA
- the LOC121387152 gene encoding uncharacterized protein LOC121387152 — protein MKSSRAVDGSLKTHFDDNSCIHTATGRPFTWWQVDLGIEFYIHKLAIHLRTDYKSRRKGVTVYSSVAENQTNTGHLCGSTKSTSPDVTWMTCDDTARYITLYRNDHSNGDTAMSFCEVQVFVCDAGTFGDDCRQFCHWLNGPCNYENGECTGGCKQNWTGTTCSDRTADKQGLFGVMTYFPVTLTLV, from the exons ATGAAATCGTCACGTGCTGTAGATGGGAGTCtcaaaacacattttgatgacaATTCATGTATTCACACAGCAACTGGACGTCCATTCACCTGGTGGCAGGTAGACCTGGGCATTGAATTCTACATACACAAGTTAGCCATTCATTTAAGGACAGACT ACAAAAGTCGCAGAAAAGGCGTTACGGTGTACAGCTCAGTTGctgaaaaccaaacaaacactgGTCACCTGTGTGGTTCAACAAAATCAACCAGTCCAGATGTGACGTGGATGACATGTGACGATACAGCTAGATACATCACACTCTACCGAAATGACCACAGCAACGGTGACACGGCGATGAGCTTCTGTGAAGTCCAAGTATTTG TTTGTGATGCTGGCACATTTGGTGATGACTGTCGCCAGTTCTGTCACTGGCTGAATGGACCATGCAACTATGAAAATGGTGAATGCACTGGAggatgtaaacaaaactggactgGGACAACATGCAGTG ATAGGACAGCAGACAAACAAGGCCTGTTtggggtcatgacctacttccccgtgaccttgaccttggtatGA